In a single window of the Sphingosinicella microcystinivorans genome:
- the rpoH gene encoding RNA polymerase sigma factor RpoH, whose product MAEAKVPATIPALGGEASLNRYLAEIRKFPILAPEEEFMLAKRWREHQDTDAAHRLVTSHLRLVSKIAMGYRGYGLPVSELIAEGNIGLMQGVKKFEPDKGFRLATYAMWWIRASIQEFILRSWSLVKIGTTAAQKKLFFNLRRMKGQMGALEEGDLKPEDVAKIAHDLNVTTDEVISMNRRMAMGGDASLNAPLRADTDGEGQWQDWLTDEGPIQDEIVAEREESSLRAALLAEAMSVLNDRERHILTERRLAEEPKTLEELSQEYDISRERVRQIEVRAFEKLQKAIRKLASERHLLEDA is encoded by the coding sequence ATGGCCGAAGCCAAAGTCCCCGCCACCATTCCCGCCCTCGGCGGTGAAGCCTCGCTGAACCGCTATCTCGCGGAAATCCGCAAGTTTCCGATCCTCGCCCCCGAGGAGGAGTTCATGCTGGCGAAGCGGTGGCGCGAGCATCAGGACACGGACGCCGCGCACCGGCTGGTGACGAGCCACCTGCGGCTCGTGTCCAAGATCGCCATGGGCTATCGCGGCTACGGCCTGCCGGTGAGCGAACTCATCGCGGAGGGCAACATCGGCCTGATGCAGGGTGTGAAGAAGTTCGAGCCCGACAAGGGCTTCCGCCTCGCGACCTATGCGATGTGGTGGATTCGCGCCTCCATCCAGGAGTTCATCCTGCGCTCGTGGAGCCTCGTGAAGATCGGCACCACGGCGGCGCAGAAGAAGCTGTTCTTCAACCTCCGCCGCATGAAGGGCCAGATGGGTGCTCTGGAGGAAGGCGACCTCAAGCCCGAGGACGTCGCGAAGATCGCACACGACCTCAATGTCACGACCGACGAGGTCATCTCCATGAACCGGCGCATGGCGATGGGCGGCGACGCCAGCCTCAATGCGCCACTGCGCGCCGATACCGACGGCGAAGGCCAGTGGCAGGACTGGCTGACCGACGAGGGCCCCATTCAGGACGAGATCGTCGCCGAGCGCGAGGAAAGCAGCCTGCGCGCCGCGCTGCTCGCCGAGGCCATGTCCGTGCTGAACGACCGCGAGCGGCACATCCTCACCGAGCGCCGCCTCGCCGAGGAACCGAAGACGCTGGAAGAGCTGAGCCAGGAGTACGACATCAGCCGCGAACGCGTGCGCCAGATCGAGGTGCGGGCGTTCGAGAAGCTGCAGAAGGCCATCCGCAAGCTGGCGAGCGAACGCCACCTGCTGGAAGACGCGTAG
- a CDS encoding phytoene desaturase family protein gives MTKRYDAVIIGGGHNGLVCAFYLARAGLKVRVLERRDVIGGAAVTEEFHPGFRNSVASYTVSLLNPKVIADMRLADHGYRVIERPYSNFLPQDDGRYLLLGGGLERTQAEFRKFSNHDADVLPQYYDALETVADVLRDLSLKAPPNVGDGVKTLVDAARQGRRLAGLSVEKQRDVLDLFVKSARTFLDSWFESEAVKAAFGFDAVVGNYASPDTPGSAYVLLHHVFGEVNGKKGAWGHSVGGMGKITEIMAKVCRDLGVEISLESPVETVLVDGGKATGVRLAGGEEIAAERVIANVGPKLLYERMIAPYDLPADFLRRIRAFKVGSGTFRMNVALSELPRFSSLPEAGEHLQSGIIIAPTLDYMDRAFLDAKQYGMSKSPIVEMLIPSIVDGSLAPPGQHVASLFCQQFAPELPDGRSWDDEREAAADVIIDTVERYAPGFKASVIARQVHSPLDLERKFGLVGGDIMHGHMSLDQLWSARPMLGHGAYRGPLKGLYMCGAGTHPGGGVTGAPGHNAAHEILADGTLLGRLLRRA, from the coding sequence ATGACCAAACGCTATGACGCCGTCATCATCGGCGGCGGCCACAACGGGCTTGTCTGCGCATTCTATCTGGCGCGCGCAGGGCTCAAGGTGCGCGTGCTGGAACGTCGCGACGTGATCGGTGGGGCGGCGGTGACGGAAGAGTTCCACCCCGGCTTCCGCAACTCGGTGGCGAGCTACACGGTCAGCTTGCTCAATCCCAAGGTGATCGCCGACATGCGGCTCGCCGACCACGGCTACCGCGTGATCGAGCGCCCGTATTCCAATTTCCTGCCGCAGGACGATGGACGCTACCTGCTGCTCGGCGGCGGTCTGGAGCGGACGCAGGCCGAGTTCCGCAAGTTCTCGAACCACGACGCGGACGTGCTGCCGCAATATTACGACGCGCTCGAAACCGTGGCGGACGTGCTGCGCGACCTGTCGCTGAAAGCGCCGCCCAACGTCGGCGACGGCGTGAAGACGCTGGTCGATGCCGCGCGACAGGGACGCCGCCTCGCGGGCCTCTCCGTGGAGAAGCAGCGCGACGTGCTTGACCTGTTCGTGAAGTCGGCGCGGACATTCCTCGATTCCTGGTTCGAAAGCGAGGCGGTGAAGGCCGCGTTCGGCTTCGATGCGGTCGTCGGCAACTACGCCTCGCCCGACACGCCGGGCTCGGCCTACGTGCTGCTCCACCACGTGTTCGGCGAGGTGAACGGCAAGAAGGGTGCGTGGGGCCACAGCGTCGGCGGCATGGGCAAGATCACCGAGATCATGGCGAAGGTGTGCCGCGACCTCGGCGTCGAGATCAGCCTTGAAAGTCCGGTCGAGACGGTGCTCGTGGACGGTGGCAAGGCGACGGGCGTGCGCCTCGCGGGCGGCGAGGAGATCGCGGCGGAGCGCGTGATCGCCAACGTCGGGCCGAAGCTGCTCTACGAGCGGATGATCGCACCCTACGACCTTCCGGCCGATTTCCTGCGTCGCATCCGCGCTTTCAAGGTCGGATCGGGCACGTTCCGTATGAATGTGGCGCTATCGGAACTGCCGCGCTTTTCGAGCCTGCCCGAGGCGGGCGAGCATCTCCAGAGCGGTATCATCATCGCGCCGACGCTCGACTACATGGACCGCGCCTTCCTCGATGCGAAGCAGTACGGCATGTCGAAAAGCCCAATCGTCGAGATGCTGATCCCCTCGATCGTCGACGGCAGTCTCGCACCTCCGGGTCAGCATGTTGCGAGCCTGTTCTGCCAGCAGTTCGCGCCCGAGCTTCCCGATGGGCGAAGCTGGGACGACGAGCGCGAAGCTGCCGCGGACGTCATCATCGACACGGTCGAACGGTACGCGCCCGGCTTCAAGGCGTCGGTGATCGCGCGGCAGGTCCACTCGCCGCTCGACCTCGAACGCAAGTTCGGCCTTGTCGGCGGGGACATCATGCACGGCCACATGTCGCTCGATCAACTCTGGTCGGCACGGCCGATGCTCGGGCACGGCGCCTACAGGGGACCGCTCAAAGGCCTCTACATGTGCGGGGCGGGCACGCATCCGGGCGGCGGCGTCACCGGCGCGCCGGGGCACAATGCCGCGCACGAGATTCTCGCGGATGGGACGCTCCTGGGCAGGTTGCTCAGGCGGGCGTAG
- a CDS encoding L,D-transpeptidase yields MMRYPMLTALALVLAIPVAHAQGAKESMPISTPVEALKPGEWVWYDAVAPEGPAMLIVDLSTQRAQLYRNGVRIGVTTVSTGKKGKATPTGIFTILQKKKEHYSNLYDNAPMPYMQRLTWDGIALHAGNLPGYPASHGCIRMPLAFAQKLYGATSLGMTVIIADDRTDTADIRDAGMFLPVDPADSTDLENLRYRWQPEKSPEGPVTILVSRADSQIVVLRNGKEIGRSKVRFPEGEIGTHAITLAAVENGVERWQYIELPGSGDVSGAPFDRAQFASIGMPRQFRLDVRSVLVPGTTIYGTDDPIVKSKTGRTLTVIKDSGQPE; encoded by the coding sequence ATGATGCGATATCCGATGCTCACGGCGCTTGCTCTCGTCCTTGCGATACCTGTCGCACATGCGCAGGGCGCGAAGGAGTCGATGCCGATCTCGACGCCCGTGGAGGCGCTGAAGCCCGGCGAGTGGGTGTGGTACGATGCCGTCGCTCCGGAAGGCCCGGCGATGCTGATCGTCGACCTCTCCACGCAGCGCGCGCAGCTTTACCGGAACGGCGTGCGCATCGGTGTCACTACCGTTTCCACCGGCAAGAAGGGCAAGGCGACACCCACCGGCATCTTCACGATCCTTCAGAAGAAGAAGGAGCATTACTCCAACCTCTACGACAACGCGCCCATGCCCTACATGCAGCGGCTGACGTGGGACGGGATCGCGCTCCACGCCGGGAACCTGCCGGGCTATCCGGCCTCGCACGGCTGCATCCGTATGCCGCTCGCCTTCGCGCAGAAGCTCTACGGCGCGACCAGCCTCGGCATGACGGTCATCATCGCCGATGACAGGACGGACACCGCAGACATACGCGACGCAGGCATGTTCCTGCCCGTGGACCCGGCGGATTCGACCGATCTCGAAAACCTGCGTTACCGCTGGCAGCCTGAGAAGTCGCCGGAGGGTCCCGTCACGATCCTCGTCAGCCGTGCGGACAGCCAGATCGTGGTGCTGAGGAACGGCAAGGAGATCGGCCGTTCGAAGGTACGCTTCCCCGAAGGCGAGATCGGCACGCACGCCATCACGCTCGCCGCGGTCGAGAACGGCGTCGAGCGCTGGCAGTACATCGAGCTTCCGGGCTCCGGCGATGTGAGCGGCGCACCGTTCGACCGTGCGCAGTTCGCGAGCATCGGAATGCCGCGCCAGTTCCGCCTCGACGTGCGCTCGGTGCTGGTGCCCGGCACCACGATCTACGGGACGGACGATCCCATCGTGAAGTCGAAGACGGGCAGGACGCTGACCGTCATCAAGGATTCAGGGCAGCCGGAGTAG
- a CDS encoding metal-dependent hydrolase family protein: MTILKRMLCALFATGLLAAPALAETSYVRAGRLIDTESGKVLTDRLIRIENGRIAAVTPYATPADGKVLDWSGFTVLPGLIDMHTHLSDWGQTSNVAEPLLHSSEDIALVGAKNARDTLNAGFTSVRDVGTFRAFGDVSLRNAIEAEYIEGPRMAVAGAYITVPGGGGEVTGMAPDVQIPAIMRMGVAAGPEEVRAKSRMLFQRGADFLKVIATGAVLAAGTEPGAPEMTEAEIRAAVDEAARYKSYVTAHAHGAEGIKIALNADVRSIEHASLIDDEAIALAKKKGAWLVMDVYNGDFIDEMGKAEHWPEEIMRKNHETTDAQRVGFRKAVAAGVKIAYGTDAGVFPHGLNARQFKYMVRHGMTPMQAIQSATTSAAALMGKSAEVGVIAPGRFADMVAVAADPLADVSALERIDHVMKGGKLIR; the protein is encoded by the coding sequence ATGACGATTCTGAAACGGATGCTTTGCGCGCTGTTCGCGACGGGGCTGCTTGCCGCCCCTGCCCTCGCCGAAACCTCTTACGTGCGTGCCGGGCGGCTGATCGACACGGAAAGCGGCAAGGTGCTGACCGACCGTCTGATCCGCATCGAGAACGGCCGCATCGCCGCCGTCACCCCTTATGCGACGCCCGCGGACGGCAAGGTGCTCGACTGGTCCGGCTTCACCGTCCTCCCCGGCCTCATCGACATGCACACGCACCTGTCCGACTGGGGCCAGACGAGCAACGTCGCCGAACCGCTGCTGCATTCGTCGGAGGACATCGCGCTCGTCGGCGCGAAGAACGCGCGCGACACGCTGAACGCGGGCTTCACCAGCGTGCGCGACGTCGGCACCTTCCGCGCCTTCGGCGACGTGTCGCTGCGGAACGCCATCGAGGCCGAGTATATCGAAGGCCCGCGCATGGCCGTGGCGGGCGCCTACATCACCGTGCCGGGCGGCGGCGGCGAGGTGACGGGCATGGCGCCCGACGTGCAGATTCCCGCGATCATGCGCATGGGCGTCGCGGCCGGACCCGAGGAGGTGAGGGCGAAATCCCGGATGCTGTTCCAGCGCGGCGCCGACTTCCTGAAGGTGATCGCGACCGGCGCGGTCCTCGCGGCAGGCACGGAGCCGGGCGCGCCCGAGATGACCGAGGCGGAAATCCGCGCGGCGGTGGATGAAGCCGCCCGCTACAAGAGCTATGTCACCGCCCACGCCCACGGCGCCGAGGGCATCAAGATCGCGCTGAACGCGGACGTGCGTTCCATCGAGCACGCCTCGCTCATCGACGACGAGGCGATCGCCCTCGCCAAGAAGAAGGGTGCATGGCTGGTGATGGACGTCTACAATGGCGACTTCATCGACGAGATGGGCAAGGCCGAGCACTGGCCCGAAGAAATTATGCGCAAGAACCATGAGACGACGGACGCGCAGCGCGTCGGTTTCCGCAAGGCCGTCGCCGCAGGCGTGAAGATCGCCTACGGCACCGACGCGGGCGTCTTTCCGCACGGCCTCAACGCCCGCCAGTTCAAGTACATGGTGCGCCACGGCATGACGCCGATGCAGGCGATCCAGTCCGCGACGACGAGCGCGGCGGCGCTGATGGGCAAATCGGCGGAGGTCGGCGTGATCGCGCCGGGGCGCTTTGCGGACATGGTCGCCGTCGCCGCCGATCCGCTCGCGGACGTCAGCGCACTCGAACGCATCGACCATGTGATGAAGGGCGGCAAGCTCATCCGCTGA
- a CDS encoding RluA family pseudouridine synthase: MSGGKSNISVILPADAAGQRLDRALADAVPSLSRERLKALMLDGAVTVAGRRPTPSLRVVGGEEVLVTVPEAIPATAEAQRIPLNIVYEDADLIVIDKPAGLVVHPAAGNPDGTLVNALLHHCAGQLSGIGGVARPGIVHRIDKDTSGLLVVAKTDLAHEGLARQFAAHSIGRRYLAVVAGRPSPPAGRIEGAIGRHPVHRKKMDIVSPGKGKPAVTHYRTLRPLKDAALVECRLETGRTHQVRVHMASSGHPLLGDPLYGRTRAVHRDVLKSLGFGRQALHARSLQLVHPRTQENLAFESPVPSDIQELIEALAV; this comes from the coding sequence ATGAGCGGGGGCAAGTCGAACATAAGCGTCATCCTTCCGGCCGACGCCGCCGGGCAGCGGCTCGACCGCGCGCTCGCCGACGCCGTGCCGAGCCTGTCGCGCGAGCGGCTGAAGGCGCTGATGCTGGACGGCGCGGTGACGGTCGCCGGGCGACGCCCAACCCCGTCGCTGCGTGTCGTCGGCGGTGAAGAGGTGCTCGTCACCGTTCCCGAGGCAATCCCGGCCACCGCCGAGGCACAGCGGATCCCGCTGAACATCGTCTATGAGGACGCCGACCTCATCGTCATCGACAAGCCCGCTGGCCTCGTCGTGCATCCCGCGGCCGGGAACCCGGACGGCACGCTGGTGAACGCCCTCCTCCACCACTGCGCCGGGCAGCTTTCCGGGATCGGCGGCGTGGCCCGCCCCGGCATCGTGCACCGCATCGACAAGGACACCTCCGGGCTTCTGGTCGTCGCCAAGACGGACCTTGCCCACGAAGGCCTCGCCCGTCAGTTCGCCGCGCACAGCATCGGCCGCCGCTACCTCGCCGTCGTCGCCGGTCGACCCTCGCCGCCCGCCGGTCGAATAGAGGGCGCGATCGGGCGGCATCCGGTGCACCGGAAGAAGATGGACATCGTTTCGCCCGGAAAGGGCAAGCCCGCGGTGACGCACTACCGCACGCTCCGGCCGCTGAAGGACGCCGCGCTCGTCGAATGCAGGCTGGAGACGGGCCGCACGCATCAGGTGCGCGTTCATATGGCGTCAAGCGGGCACCCGTTATTGGGGGACCCACTCTATGGCCGCACACGCGCAGTTCACCGCGATGTCCTCAAATCGCTCGGGTTCGGCAGGCAGGCGCTCCATGCCCGCTCGCTGCAACTTGTGCATCCGCGCACTCAAGAAAATCTCGCTTTCGAAAGCCCCGTCCCGTCTGATATTCAGGAACTCATAGAGGCGCTTGCCGTTTGA
- a CDS encoding PLD nuclease N-terminal domain-containing protein has protein sequence MEYGLIGLVILALDIWALISVWGSSATTGAKIAWTIGIIVFPLIGLVVWFLAGPRGNRATAL, from the coding sequence ATGGAATATGGACTTATCGGTCTCGTCATCCTGGCGCTCGACATCTGGGCGCTCATCAGCGTCTGGGGCAGCAGCGCGACGACCGGCGCGAAGATCGCGTGGACGATCGGCATCATCGTGTTCCCGCTGATCGGGCTCGTCGTCTGGTTCCTCGCGGGGCCGCGCGGCAATCGGGCAACCGCCCTCTAG
- a CDS encoding DUF3501 family protein, producing MSRETRAIEPADIMDMRAYGEQRKALRLGQVEAKKKRRLSVGPHVTVFFESYDSMWLQVHEMLYIERGGVDQIPDELAAYNPMIPNGRELTATLMFEIDDPKLRASILGRLGGVEDHIYLHLGETRIAAVPEGDVERSREDGKASSVHFLHFPFTDAEIAEWLSGRGTVIFGIDHPNYGHMAIIGPEMREELGRDFA from the coding sequence ATGTCCCGCGAAACCCGCGCCATCGAACCTGCCGACATCATGGACATGCGCGCCTACGGCGAGCAGCGGAAGGCGCTGCGGCTGGGGCAGGTCGAGGCGAAGAAGAAACGCCGTCTTTCGGTGGGGCCCCACGTCACCGTCTTCTTCGAGTCGTATGACAGTATGTGGCTGCAAGTTCATGAAATGCTGTATATCGAGCGTGGCGGCGTGGATCAGATTCCGGACGAGCTCGCCGCCTACAACCCGATGATCCCGAACGGCCGCGAACTCACCGCGACGCTGATGTTCGAGATCGACGACCCCAAGCTGCGCGCCTCCATCCTCGGCCGTCTCGGCGGCGTCGAGGATCACATCTACCTGCATCTCGGCGAGACGCGCATCGCGGCCGTGCCGGAGGGCGACGTCGAGCGCAGCCGTGAGGACGGCAAGGCCTCATCCGTCCACTTCCTCCACTTCCCCTTTACCGACGCCGAGATCGCCGAATGGCTGAGCGGCCGCGGCACGGTGATCTTCGGGATCGACCATCCGAACTACGGCCACATGGCGATCATCGGCCCCGAGATGCGGGAAGAGCTTGGCCGGGACTTCGCCTAG
- a CDS encoding MFS transporter produces the protein MIVVGLIASIALALIAIGVMTTLVPLHATAIGFTPLHIGWIAGVYYFGFLVGPWIAPPLVQRVGSGRAFAVAAFLALGGIIVLPLFPHPAAWAAIRFVSGTGFALLYILAEAGLNAEVDNAGRGRLLSLYMIASKAALITGQFVVGLLGVEGWAPFVVASGVVVLAAIVRLRTPVGAALPAAGRLRPLRVLRAAPVATTGCVLYGLGEASLYALGPVYAQASGMNVAEVSTFMTAVLLGAALTQWPLGWLSDRMDRRRAILVGAVGTVIAGCALGLADRPAFPMALVGGFVLGGGLLPLYGLLVALGNDTASNDERVEIGSGLVFAYAAGAMAGPLAAAALMEVTARGLPLWLTGLYAVQALVLLAALRRRIPLAQPL, from the coding sequence ATGATCGTCGTCGGCCTCATCGCCAGCATCGCGCTCGCGCTCATCGCGATCGGCGTGATGACGACGCTCGTGCCGCTCCATGCGACCGCCATCGGCTTCACGCCGCTCCACATCGGCTGGATCGCGGGCGTCTATTATTTCGGCTTTCTGGTCGGGCCGTGGATTGCGCCGCCGCTGGTGCAGAGGGTGGGGAGCGGACGCGCCTTCGCGGTCGCGGCGTTCCTCGCGCTCGGCGGCATCATTGTGCTGCCGCTGTTCCCACATCCGGCGGCGTGGGCGGCGATCCGCTTCGTCTCCGGCACGGGCTTCGCGCTGCTCTACATCCTCGCCGAAGCGGGACTGAACGCCGAGGTCGACAATGCCGGGCGCGGGCGGCTGCTCTCGCTCTACATGATCGCCAGCAAGGCAGCGCTGATCACAGGCCAGTTCGTCGTCGGCCTGCTCGGTGTCGAAGGCTGGGCGCCCTTCGTCGTGGCGTCGGGCGTGGTTGTGCTGGCGGCGATCGTGCGGCTGCGGACACCGGTGGGCGCGGCGCTCCCCGCCGCCGGGCGGCTGCGGCCGCTGCGCGTGTTGCGCGCCGCGCCGGTGGCGACGACGGGCTGTGTCCTCTACGGGCTCGGCGAAGCCTCGCTCTATGCGCTCGGACCCGTCTACGCGCAGGCGAGCGGCATGAATGTCGCCGAGGTTTCCACCTTCATGACTGCGGTGCTGCTCGGTGCGGCGCTTACGCAGTGGCCGCTCGGCTGGCTTTCCGACCGCATGGATAGGCGGCGGGCGATCCTCGTCGGCGCGGTCGGTACGGTGATCGCGGGCTGTGCGCTCGGCCTTGCCGACCGACCCGCGTTTCCGATGGCGCTCGTCGGCGGCTTCGTGCTCGGCGGTGGCCTGCTGCCGCTCTACGGCCTGCTCGTCGCGCTCGGCAACGATACGGCGAGCAACGACGAGCGCGTGGAAATCGGCAGCGGACTCGTATTCGCTTACGCGGCGGGCGCGATGGCGGGGCCGCTTGCGGCTGCGGCGCTGATGGAGGTGACGGCGCGAGGTCTGCCGCTGTGGCTCACCGGCCTTTACGCGGTGCAGGCGCTGGTGCTCCTCGCCGCGCTGCGCCGCCGGATACCGCTCGCCCAGCCGCTTTGA
- a CDS encoding aromatic ring-hydroxylating oxygenase subunit alpha, whose amino-acid sequence MATKAAPTIDVDPDAGWSLPAWTYSDPEFFAVEMRRVMRPSWQVVCHLSDVPDVGDYHTLEYLGESVVVVRGQDHEVRAFTNVCRHRGARLVDGPSGCAVAKKLTCPYHAWSFDLEGKLVGVPLKQTYPGLDQSKHGLVPVDLEVWRGFIFVRLENDGGPSVAEMIAPYDHEVEPYRFEDLKAFGRVTLRPRRVNWKNVGDNYSDGLHIPVAHPGLTRLMGSGYGVEAQENVDKMWGPIRDRLSNNPSEKAYQKYLPHVPHLPEERQKLWTYFKLWPNVAFDIYPDQVDFMQWLPVSPTETLIREISYAVPDDRREMKAARYLNWRINRQVNAEDTWLISRVQDGMASESFTVGPLAETEVALRNFCRKIRGLIPEARQHRSPPPGWSRRPHTAH is encoded by the coding sequence ATGGCGACCAAGGCGGCACCAACGATCGACGTGGACCCCGACGCGGGCTGGAGCCTGCCGGCGTGGACCTATTCCGACCCGGAGTTCTTCGCGGTCGAGATGCGGCGCGTCATGCGCCCGTCGTGGCAGGTGGTGTGCCACCTCAGCGATGTGCCCGACGTCGGCGACTACCACACGCTCGAATATCTCGGGGAAAGCGTCGTCGTCGTGCGCGGGCAGGACCATGAGGTCCGCGCCTTCACCAACGTCTGCCGCCATCGCGGCGCGCGGCTCGTCGACGGGCCTTCCGGCTGCGCGGTCGCCAAGAAGCTGACCTGTCCGTATCACGCATGGTCGTTCGACCTTGAAGGCAAGCTCGTCGGCGTGCCGCTGAAGCAGACCTATCCGGGCCTCGACCAGAGCAAGCACGGCCTCGTGCCTGTCGACCTCGAGGTCTGGCGGGGCTTCATCTTCGTGCGCCTCGAAAACGACGGCGGGCCTTCGGTCGCCGAGATGATCGCGCCCTACGACCACGAGGTGGAACCGTACCGGTTCGAGGACCTGAAGGCGTTCGGCCGCGTGACGCTGCGCCCGCGCCGCGTCAATTGGAAGAACGTGGGCGACAATTATTCGGACGGCCTGCACATCCCCGTCGCGCACCCCGGCCTCACGCGTCTGATGGGCAGCGGCTACGGCGTCGAGGCGCAGGAGAACGTCGACAAGATGTGGGGCCCGATCCGCGACCGGCTTTCGAACAACCCGTCCGAGAAGGCGTACCAGAAGTACCTGCCGCACGTGCCTCACCTGCCCGAGGAGCGGCAGAAGCTGTGGACCTATTTCAAGCTGTGGCCGAACGTCGCCTTCGACATCTATCCCGATCAGGTCGATTTCATGCAGTGGCTGCCGGTCTCCCCGACCGAGACGCTGATCCGCGAGATCAGCTATGCCGTGCCCGACGACCGCCGCGAGATGAAGGCGGCGCGCTACCTCAACTGGCGCATCAACCGGCAGGTGAACGCCGAGGACACGTGGCTCATCAGCCGCGTGCAGGACGGCATGGCGTCCGAAAGCTTCACGGTGGGGCCGCTCGCGGAGACGGAGGTCGCGCTCCGCAACTTCTGCCGCAAGATCCGCGGCCTGATCCCGGAGGCGCGCCAGCACCGTTCGCCGCCGCCGGGCTGGAGCCGGCGCCCGCACACCGCGCACTGA
- the mtgA gene encoding monofunctional biosynthetic peptidoglycan transglycosylase, whose product MARGRKQGKTSWVVRFVVRPLLIVFAFTILWVLLYRFVPVPFTVPMAKDFIAGKDVKRDWTSLSNIDSDLPRAVIAGEDAKFCTHFGFDTEAISKAMEANAEGRKLRGGSTVSQQVAKNAFLWPGRSWLRKGLEAYFTVLIELMWNKKRIMEVYLNVAEFGIGVYGAEAAARHYYDKSAKSLTRSEAARLVAVLPSPVKRDARSPRGYTARYAKRIERWIRIVDNDGQDSCLGI is encoded by the coding sequence GTGGCCAGAGGGCGAAAACAGGGCAAGACATCGTGGGTGGTCCGGTTCGTCGTCCGGCCGCTGCTCATCGTATTCGCCTTCACGATCCTCTGGGTTCTGCTCTACCGCTTCGTCCCTGTGCCCTTCACCGTGCCGATGGCGAAGGACTTCATCGCCGGCAAGGATGTGAAGCGCGACTGGACGTCGCTTTCGAACATCGACTCCGATCTGCCCCGCGCCGTGATCGCGGGCGAGGACGCGAAGTTCTGCACGCACTTCGGCTTCGATACCGAGGCGATCAGCAAGGCCATGGAGGCGAACGCCGAGGGTCGCAAGCTGCGCGGCGGCTCCACGGTGAGCCAGCAGGTGGCCAAGAACGCCTTCCTGTGGCCGGGCCGCTCGTGGCTGCGCAAGGGGCTGGAGGCTTACTTCACCGTCCTCATCGAGCTCATGTGGAACAAGAAGCGGATCATGGAAGTCTATCTGAACGTTGCCGAATTCGGCATCGGCGTCTACGGTGCGGAAGCTGCGGCCCGGCACTATTACGACAAGAGCGCGAAGTCGCTGACGCGCAGCGAGGCGGCGCGGCTCGTCGCCGTGCTCCCCTCGCCCGTCAAACGCGACGCCCGAAGCCCGCGCGGCTACACCGCGCGCTACGCAAAGCGCATCGAGCGCTGGATACGCATCGTCGACAACGACGGGCAGGACAGTTGCCTCGGCATCTGA